A single window of Nicotiana tomentosiformis chromosome 1, ASM39032v3, whole genome shotgun sequence DNA harbors:
- the LOC138906718 gene encoding uncharacterized protein: MTSNIAESVNTANKDARELPVTALLEFTRALIERRHNTNMMNATGSFTFLGKKCHKMLEDNEVLSQSMRVRSSTEYVHTVTDGCKRFIVCLRKMNCACGRFQLDELPCGHALTIL, translated from the exons ATGACATCAAATATAGCAGAATCAGTGAATACAGCTAATAAAGACGCAAGAGAACTGCCAGTAACTGCTTTGTTagaattcacgagggcacttattGAAAGGAGGCATAATACCAACATGATGAATGCTACGGGGTCCTTCACATTCCTCGGGAAAAAATGCCACAAGATGTTGGAGGATAACGAAGTTTTATCACAGAGCATGCGA GTGCGGAGTTCAACAGAGTATGTGCATACTGTCACAGATGGTTGTAAGAGATTCATAGTTTGCCTACGGAAAATGAATTGCGCATGTGGACGTTTTCAATTGGATGAACTGCCATGTGGACATGCATTGACGATTTTGTGA